Proteins encoded within one genomic window of Solea senegalensis isolate Sse05_10M linkage group LG11, IFAPA_SoseM_1, whole genome shotgun sequence:
- the rpl10a gene encoding 60S ribosomal protein L10a isoform X1 gives MSKVSRDMLYEAVKEVLQGSVGKPRKFVETVELQISLKNYDPQKDKRFSGTVRLKSLPRPKFSVCVLGDQQHCDEAKVAELPHMDIEALKKLNKNKKLVKKLAKKYDAFLASESLIKQIPRILGPGLNKAGKFPSLLTHNENLNTKVDEVKSTIKFQMKKVLCLAVAVGHVKMTEDELVYNVHLAVNFLVSLLKKNWQNVRALYIKSTMGKPQRLY, from the exons ATGAG TAAGGTTTCCAGGGATATGTTGTATGAGGCCGTGAAGGAGGTTCTTCAGGGCTCCGTGGGAAAGCCGAGGAA GTTTGTGGAGACGGTTGAGCTGCAGATCAGCTTGAAAAATTATGATCCCCAGAAGGACAAGCGTTTCTCCGGCACTGTCAG GCTGAAGAGTCTCCCCAGACCAAAGTTTTCCGTGTGCGTTCTGGGAGACCAGCAGCATTGTGACGAGGCCAAAGTAGCCGAACTGCCACACATGGACATCGAGGCTCTCAAGAAGCTCAATAAGAACAAAAAGCTGGTCAAGAAGCTTG CCAAGAAGTATGATGCTTTCCTGGCCTCAGAGTCTCTGATCAAGCAGATCCCACGTATCCTGGGTCCTGGGCTGAACAAGGCTGGCAAGTTCCCCTCCCTGCTCACACACAATGAGAACCTGAACACCAAGGTGGACGAGGTCAAATCCACCATCAAATTCCAGATGAAGAAG GTGCTCTGTCTGGCCGTGGCTGTCGGACATGTAAAGATGACAGAGGATGAGCTGGTGTACAACGTCCACCTGGCCGTCAACTTCCTGGTGTCTTTGCTAAAGAAGAACTGGCAGAATGTGCGTGCCCTCTACATCAAGAGCACCATGGGCAAACCCCAGCGTCTCTATTAA
- the fance gene encoding Fanconi anemia group E protein, with product MMSLSRFDGQSKLLLRSLMSGASGAHKALTVFHKQQRGNPDMSLCHFIETLCHDEVTEEQPFTVKPLVCLFPPLFKQNLLSFIYLIHSVLPQRSVLHLLKCLSRDPHPNPWISAVGQQLKRSLGVHNEEPLYTPLCSQRLKELSQHLIVNGETGGWAQCLSGQREGFESQGDSGSSEVGTQRKRKLCLVTLDSSDEDAGQHSKRTKTDVCDIDRVDAEERNVNEETSERLERDVPTATPAEELQPAPVTSDFLPEYIKVSVLQIKELLESQTEWDQSSIDVFQVLNNCDVTQVELLCSSLNLPDLLEHTLPKLCSSVLSLSPDLSYSTAAALIKSLLLKKVLSLSEPASRCLVTAVTSLCSHYPRPMCHALIGPVLMEKNIGNPQAELLNRLIEGCLDSHYRLLLLQMTFKISWSEAVLSMIHSLLDSKPDFNEEVFTEFTEQLVSQAPLFTKSVKFAKMMLTVLTKYSSHVTAAHKHSLSSCLTVNETFLKKSLQAALKRIAHTT from the exons ATGATGAGCCTCAGTCGGTTTGACGGTCAGTCGAAACTGCTGCTCCGCTCGCTGATGTCCGGAGCCTCCGGTGCTCACAAAGCTCTGACCGTCTTCCACAAGCAGCAGCGAGGGAATCCCGACATGTCGCTGTGTCACTTCATAGAAACACTGTGTCACGACGAAGTGACTGAAGAGCAGCCTTTTACTGT AAAACCCTTGGTGTGCCTGTTTCCTCCATTATTCAAACAAAATCTGCTGTCCTTCATCTACCTGATCCACTCGGTTCTCCCTCAGAGGTCTGTCCTCCATCTGCTCAAATGTCTCAGCCGGGACCCTCATCCAAACCCCTGGATTTCTGCTGTGGGTCAACAGTTGAAGAGGAGCCTCGGTGTGCACAATGAGGAGCCTCTGTAcactccactgtgcagccagaGACTGAAGGAGTTGTCACAGCATTTGATCGTTAATGGTGAAACAGGAGGATGGGCCCAGTGCCTCAGTGGTCAAAGAGAAGGATTTGAATCTCAGGGTGATTCCGGTTCATCAGAGGTGGGGACACAAAGGAAAAGGAAACTATGTCTTGTCACTCTGGACTCAAGCGATGAAGATGCGGGACAGCACAGTAAAAGGACAAAGACGGATGTCTGTGATATTGATAGAGTTGATGCTGAAGAACGGAATGTAAATGAGGAGACATCAGAGAGGTTAGAGAGAGATGTTCCAACAGCAACTCCTGCTGAAGAGCTGCAGCCAGCACCAGTCACCAGTGATTTCCTGCCAGAATATATCAAG GTCTCTGTTCTTCAAATAAAAGAATTACTGGAGAGTCAAACAGAG TGGGACCAGAGCTCCATAGATGTGTTCCAAGTTCTGAATAACTGTGACGTCACCCAG GTGGAGCTGTTATGTAGCTCACTGAATTTGCCTGATCTGCTGGAGCACACTCTGCCTAAACtgtgcagcagtgttttgtctctctctcctgaccTCAGCTACAGCACGGCAGCAGCACTCATCAAGAGCCTCCTGTTGAAGAAG GTTCTGTCCCTGTCAGAACCGGCCTCCAGATGCCTGGTTACTGCAGTGACGTCACTGTGCAGCCACTATCCCAGACCAATGTGCCATGCTCTAATTGGACCGGTTCTAATGGAGAAGAACATAG gGAATCCACAGGCTGAGCTGCTGAACAGATTGATTGAAGGCTGCCTGGACTCACACTACAGACTCCTGCTGCTTCA AATGACTTTCAAGATCTCATGGAGTGAGGCAGTGCTCTCCATGATCCACAGCTTGTTAGACTCCAAG cctGACTTCAATGAAGAAGTGTTCACAGAGTTCACTGAGCAGCTCGTCAGCCAGGCTCCTCTGTTCACAAAGTCTGTCAAGTTTGCAAAGATGATGTTAACGGTCCTCACCAAATATAGCAGCCAT gtgactgctgcacacaaacactccttgTCGAGTTGCCTGACAGTAAATGAGACTTTCCTGAAAAAGTCTCTTCAAGCTGCCCTAAAAAGAATCGCACACACAACGTGA
- the rpl10a gene encoding 60S ribosomal protein L10a isoform X2: MSSGRPIYIMLLKRSAGHRPRWWYGLKSLPRPKFSVCVLGDQQHCDEAKVAELPHMDIEALKKLNKNKKLVKKLAKKYDAFLASESLIKQIPRILGPGLNKAGKFPSLLTHNENLNTKVDEVKSTIKFQMKKVLCLAVAVGHVKMTEDELVYNVHLAVNFLVSLLKKNWQNVRALYIKSTMGKPQRLY; the protein is encoded by the exons ATGTCCTCAGGCCGACCAATTTACATAATGTTACTCAAGAGGTCTGCTGGACACCGACCACGTTGGTGGTATGG GCTGAAGAGTCTCCCCAGACCAAAGTTTTCCGTGTGCGTTCTGGGAGACCAGCAGCATTGTGACGAGGCCAAAGTAGCCGAACTGCCACACATGGACATCGAGGCTCTCAAGAAGCTCAATAAGAACAAAAAGCTGGTCAAGAAGCTTG CCAAGAAGTATGATGCTTTCCTGGCCTCAGAGTCTCTGATCAAGCAGATCCCACGTATCCTGGGTCCTGGGCTGAACAAGGCTGGCAAGTTCCCCTCCCTGCTCACACACAATGAGAACCTGAACACCAAGGTGGACGAGGTCAAATCCACCATCAAATTCCAGATGAAGAAG GTGCTCTGTCTGGCCGTGGCTGTCGGACATGTAAAGATGACAGAGGATGAGCTGGTGTACAACGTCCACCTGGCCGTCAACTTCCTGGTGTCTTTGCTAAAGAAGAACTGGCAGAATGTGCGTGCCCTCTACATCAAGAGCACCATGGGCAAACCCCAGCGTCTCTATTAA